The Coffea arabica cultivar ET-39 chromosome 2c, Coffea Arabica ET-39 HiFi, whole genome shotgun sequence genome includes the window CAATATTAGTCTACTATAtaattgaatttttatttaacaaaaacaaaattcaatttatccttttctttatttctgtaGTTCTCTCTATTCTTCCCCAACTGTAGAAAAAATCCTTGTAGCCAAATTCAATTACCGGTACGTGACAAAGACTTGTACATATTGAAATTTTGTGGTTTGGATTTCCTCATCCTTCACACTAATGGCATAATTTTGACAGATTTGTCTTGTCTTCTTATCTAGTTGTATGTTGTCATGATACCACAAAAGCTTTGCCACTGTAAGTTACAAGTAATGATGATTACTTCTTGGACACACAACAACCCTGGAAGAAAGTATTTTAGCTGTGGCATGAAGAAGGTATGGGCTATCTCAAATTCTTGCTTCAACTTctgaattttatgttttttctgaagtaattttttttaccgTGAAGggcaaaagaaatgaaaaaagttGCAACTATTTCGAGTGATATGATCCGATAATATGCCAAAGATCCACTGTTTTGATACCTAGTTTGCTGCGGAGCATGAATACTAAGGATGCCACAATCGAAAAACTAagagcaagggaaagaaaactAGTGTCTGCAATAGTGTTGTTGGCATTGTTGCTGTTGTTTGTTTTGCTGGTGTAAAAGGCCACTGTTGCTATTGTTTGTTTTGCTGGTGTAAAACGCCAGAAATTAGGATGAGCTACGTTTTAGCGAATTGTGACAAGCTACTAGTAATCAGCAATGGGTGATTGTGTAGGTTGGGATATATTATATTGCTAGTAAGATATCAGTAATGTTGTATTCAATGCTATTTTGTACTGCAATGAAGGCATTATTAAGGCCTTTAGAGGCCAAATGAAGGCAGTATTTTCAAATTATCCCTATTCTTATATGCATTTCCCATCAACAAACTGTAATACTTTTCAGACTCTGCACATATTTTGAAGTCTTTCCAGAACTCAATTTCCTGCTCCTGAACTCCTCAAAAAGGTACTCCATAGGATGTGCACGTCATAGTTTTGAAGCATAACAAAACTAGATTGTTTAGAGCAAATGATCAGCAAAATATATTTAATCGGAGTTGATCAATCTTTTTCGATTGTGGTTCAATTTTCAGCAGTGTAGAATCGGTAGATTCAAAATCCAAGAAGAGCAATGCAATTAACATTTAAATACGAGAGGAGTCCATCAATAATATTCATCTCAAATGGTACAGATCAACAATCAAAAATTAGTAGAAGCTAAAAAAATTCAACCACAGCCTTTACTGTGAAGTAACAACAATGAGTCACATTTTGACTTGCACGACAAACATGAAACCTGAACTACACATTTGCATCATCTTATCACTTTTTTTGCTCAATTCAACTGCAATAAAACCATCAATCTTTAAATAAAGCCATAAAACCTCCATTTATGccataaaatcataaaaatcataaaCCCTCAACTGCAACAATTCTGCCATAAAACCAGCAGTctttaaataataatatttcaatTCTCTTCTTACAACCATGACAAAGGGATCTCCATTTCTCCCTTACAAAATATACATGGAGTTCATTAGACAAGATAACAAAAGAAGAACAAAATAAGCTGCATTACAACATCTGCATTACTTCCAACAATACAAAAGAGGTACCAAGTCTACCCAGCAACGAATGAAATACATAATTAGTTCACTTTTGTCTTCCTTTAATATCATACTTGCCACCACAGTCACTGGTCCTAGGGCAGCTGAGATGAATTTGAACATCCCTAATTCTAAATGGTGCAGAAGCAATGGGAGCAACTGATTAGGTGATATGTGTCACATATGGATCTGAAATTCCAAAAATCTCGTACAAATTAGGCTCAGCAACAGGGGCAGAAAAGGTAGTATTGATGTTCTCAGTAACTtgttggctattttgtgatGAAGTTACTTTCTTTGCTACACGTCTAGTGCCTTTTCCCTGCACAACAGTAATATGAATAATGAATATGTCCAGTAGTTATGTTGGTAAGAATATAAATCAAATTCTGGAAATAAGAAAACTTTATAGCTTTTTTCACTACTCTTCTGGTTGTCTTCTTAGCAGTGGAGCTAATACCTTCAACCTAGAACATGAGATTAAAACCATTTTCATTAAGCAAATAGAAAATCACAGGACTTTAATCAAATATGTAATATTTTATCACTCACAGATATGCTATGGTTTGTATTCATTTGTGACAAGTTTGTTTCACATTATGCTTCATGCAATCCAGCAGATGACATCTATGATAGACTTACATCTTCATCACATTTTTGTTGCCTAAGCTTGCATGTCCTTGTGTTATGACCCTTTTACATTTACAGATTTGTCCAACTCATCTTATTTTAActcttttatctttcatttcctGCACCTCATCAGTAGATTTTCTCCTTTGTTTCTTGGGTCTTCCTGGTGCTCTTTCGTATGTTGGTGGGAATGGGGGCTAGACATTCACATCTGCCCAATCTTATTCTCCATGAAAAGGTAGTATGCAGGACTCATAACACTTGAGATAAGTGTGCACTCTGTAACAGTCATCAACATACTCCATTGGATCCTTCATTACAATACAAAGTGCTGAAATTGCATGATAACAAGGTATCCCTGTTAAGTCCTATTTCCTATAAGAACATGTCTTCTCTTCAATGTTAACTGCATACTTTTCACCATAGGGATCAACAACTTCATAATTAACTTCATTGGATTTGTAAGGCACACAGTAAGTTACCTTATCTATGTTCTCCCTCATTCTTTTCCTGATTTTTGGGCAGACTGCATATTTGCTCCATTTTTTTCTAGCTCTGTCTCTGTTTTCCTGCATTCTTGACATTATAAAATATCTCAATGACTTCATCATTGCAACAATTGACTCTTCTCTAGCATCTAAGATCTTGCTGTTGAAGGATTCACATATGTTATTCAGCAACATATCACACTTTGAGTAGGTACTGAAGTGTGATCTACTCCACTATGTCGGATTCTTGTCATCCAAACACTTAGCAGCTTCAGCATCAAGTTCAGCAATTGCCTCCATTCTTCTTCTGAATTGAATTGGAGTAGTTGCCTTAGTTGCTTTCCATAGAACTTTCCTCATTGCCGCCCATTTGAACCTAGCAGATTACATGTTACTGTGCATATGTTTAACACAGAATCTGTGGGTTGCATTCGAAAAAACTGTTTCACATGCTTTGATTATTCCCTTTTGCTTATCACTTATTATTGTCCACTCATAGTCCCTTTCAATATTCAAATCTTTCTTAAGTAATGTTAGAAACCAAATCCAAGAATCTTTGATTTCTCCCTCAGTTGCTGCATAAGCTATAGGATACATTCCATTATTAGCATCAACTCCAACTACTGTCAATAGTACACCTCCTGTTGCACCTTTGAGAAAAGTTTCATCCAATCCAAACACAGGCCTACAAGCTGCTAAGAATCGCTGTTTTACCCCAACAAAGCACATGTATAATCTCTGAAATTTGCTCTGTCCAGTTACTGCATCACAATAGTCATCTACCAACTTCATAATTACTATACTACTTGGATTACTTCTCTCAATTTCATTGATATATCGAGACAGTTTATTATATTGATCTATCTCACTACCTTTTGCCAAATTCTCTGCAATTTTCTTAACTCTATAGCCTTGATGTCTACTaagatgatatttgtgatccTTCATTACCATATTTTTGAAACTAACATAGTCCAGCATTGGGTACTTCCTAAATATGCAAACATACCTTTTTCCTATCCACCTAGACTTCACACTCTTGTTGTGGTATGAAAATTCACATTTGTAtttcttttaaaatattttaacttcCAATCTGACATCCCCTTTCATCCTCATAGCATATATGTACCAATCACACCTATCTTTAGGACATATTGCTCTAACTCTTATGCTATTActcttgacaaatttaaatgATCTCCCTCTCCAAATGTTTCAGGTTTTAAGTGCTTCTTTCAACTCCTTGAAAGAAGAAAATATTTGTCTAAATTTAATTTTGgggttattttcatccttgggatCGAACACAGGGGGTTCTCAAGCTTTTGTCTTCATCCGACCCTGTTTCACTACCAATATCAGTAGTTGAATTTGGAGCAGTATCTACGTCAGAATtgtcatcatcactttcagtaTCACTAGGCATTTGTTTCCTAGGCATGTGGCTCATCCTAACATCTATAGAGCTTTTTTTAAGATGCTTATTCAGATGCTcttgttttctattttctacCCCTAACCATTCAGAATATTCATCAATATTTTCATCATAATCATTATCATCTGAATTTTGACCATAATCTTAGTTTTCTCCTGAGAACTCCCCAAAATCAGAACCTGAACTAGCCATATATTTATCATCACTTTCATCCTCTTCATCTTCTAACACAAAGTCCCCATCCTCAATGTCAGACCCCCATTGTGATGCTAGTATATTATCAAGGGAAATCTCTACATACAAATCAACCACCCTACCATAGTCAAAATACTCAGCACAATATGCATGCAATTCTCTATCATGTCTTAACAAACGAAATCCATATTTCTCGATTAGAATATGGTACTTTTTGTCACCAATAACTTGAAGTTGATTTTCTAGCATTCTATCCATTTCAAATAGACTAATGCCTGTGGCATCTATATGATAAAAAATCTTTAATTCTCCTCCCTCATAATGCACATCAGGTTTGGTTTCAATTTTTTCCCATAAATAACACTTCATAGTCACTTCAGTGCTATCACTGTCTGAATttagggacaaaaaaaaaaagaaacaaacacaaTAAAAGGCTACCATAAGTGACGAATTAGATTATATAAGCAGGTAATTTGCACTCAATCAGCTTCAAGGACCACAAAAGCATGTTACAAAATTGGGGATTTAACCCCCTGCCATATAAAGTTCAGACAAGAACCACAACAGCATGTTACGAAGTCTCATTTAACCAAACATTGTCTACTATGACAACCCACAccagagagacatacgggaccACATACAATGGTAGACAAGTTTGTTTTTAGGGTTTTGTCAGAATGTCttaaaaatccaaaatttaagACATTCTTTGTCTCCCAAGTGAAAAATATCACCATTCATCATCACATTCTTACAATATAAGCATGAATTAAGCATGCGTAATGCTACATGAGGTaaaaatcacataccgtaaTCTGGTGACGGTGCTCCATTCATTTCTTTTGGTCTTAGTGCTATTTCCTCCTCCCTGACTCACGAACAACTCCACTATCACTGATTCTTCAAGATTTTGCTTCCGATTTGCTGGTTTTATGCATAATGTTAAGTCTGGTTTTTTGTTCTCATTTCTGGAGaccaaagagaaagaaaggggGGAACATTTGCTAATTGTGTTTTGTCTTTGCTAATTAAGAAGTGGGGCACCAGAAAGATGGAAATAATTTTTTATGGGTTTTCACGCataaaaatttgagaaaaggATTTTAAATGTCGGCACGTGCTTTCACATGACTTGTTTTCggcaaaaaatgaagaaaatcagTTAATTGTCTACTTTCGAGCAAAATTGAATCGATTGAGGACCGTATTTGTTCTCCCCAATAGATTGGGGACTAGTTCCGCGCGTTTGTAATACATTGGGAACCAAAACTCCAATTGTCCCTTAAAAATTACACATTTTCATCATATTTCAGATACTCAAATTAAGCTCggtgtcaaaattttttttatttatttactcattttctgaTCACCCCTAGTGATAGTTTTCATTGGATCAACTGCACCACAAACTTTCAAGAGCGTCAACATTTTTGCCTTCTTGTTGATTTTTCCAACTTCTTCGTCCAATTTGTCAGACACACATTTGACCCTGATATATACGTCCTGGATTAAGAATAGAGTTTATTCCTTATTGATCTTAATAGTAATTTAAGGAAATAGCTCTCCTGCTTGCCCGCTATTTCTGAAAGAAATAGAGTAAAGGGCAGGACCGATTAAAACACCCCTCGAGGGGGAGAGCGAAGCGAGGGGGTAACGTACCATTACTTGTAGCTATGAGTTATTGTCTTATGAGCTCCTTTTCTTATAAgctcttctttctcttcctcttgCTATAGAGTTCCTTACGGTTTTTAGGCTTCATCTGGATAGAGAGAAAAtgacagaaaagaaaggattCTGAGAGAAACCCGTACCGTTTCATTCATTTGGGAGTTCTAACATGCAcagaagagaaaaggaaagaacgGATAGGAGTCCATCCAGCTGGTGAAAATTTTTCCTCCCAAAAGTGGGAAAAAAAGGACGGAAACAACTTGGGAGCCAAAAGACATTTCTAATATGATAATTTTATCCTTTAAAAGCTGatacaaaaatttattattcccATTATATCCTAAAGTTCATTTGTAAAAACACCGGTGCAAGGCTTTCTCAGCTCTTACTTTCAATACTTACAACTAGATTCACTTGGCTTTCTTCCATTCAATACCTACAATTCAATACAAAAGGTATTTCTTTAACTtaatctcttctttctttctttctttgcttaaTCTTCCTTAGAGAATtatgaaaaaagaatttttcttCCTGGCCTAGAAGGTCACAGGTCAGATACACTCTGGGTGCATTAGGGTGCTTCCATATACAATTTATGACCTGTGTGATTGCAAGACTTGAACAATTAAATGAGCTTATACTTGAGTGCAAAAATACAATGACGTAAAGCAGTTTGATCTGGCATTTGTAAATTCAATGACACGCAAGTCATCTAATCCCACTAGCAGCACACAGACAAAAAGCAAAGTCTTACATCTATTGCTGAAGCCTTTTGATATACTTATATGGTTGATATCCTAGGCAAGATAAGAAAACATATGAAGCAAATTAGACAGAGTTTAATATCCAAGAGTGCTCAAATGCTgttcttctaaaatttttcattcagtATAATACCTACTTTACTATCCACAGCTTTGGCTCCCTTTCATCCCCTCCCTCCGAAACTTGAGAAAGAAATTACTGAAAAATAATCAACGAagcagaaaaattttgaaaaaactaGACTCTTTCTCCACAACCACAAAACCTTCTCCAcagctttttttttattaactaGTGAACTACTAATGCGAACTACCTAGAACAACGCCGCCACCATCATTGACCAATGGAGGTCCAAAATAGCCTCAATCCTAATGAAGACTCCGAAACAAAGCAGGATGAAGATATCCTGAGAAGAGGCCAGAAGAAGTTCAAATGAAGATCCATTGGCGAAATCGTGGAGAATCTTCACGCTGGCAGCAATAAGGGCGCAAGACTCACTGGATGGAATTTGCAAAGCCCACGCTCAGGAGCGGGCATCTGGGGCGAGAGGTCTTTCCTAGagacacttaagggagtgaaaCAGCCAGGGAAGTTCTACGATGGGGAAGGGGAGGAAATGGATCTGGATGAAGATTCTCTCATCTTGAAGTCAGACCTGAACAAGGAGGCTGAGATCCGAGAGTCAAAATTCCCCAGGGTGGACTCGGAGCAGGATGAAATCCAGAAATTTTGGCGACCTTGCAGGAGAAGCCTTGTGATTAAGGTACTGGGAAAAAATGTGGGGTACAAAGCATTGGAGAATCGGTTAAGAGATTCCTAGGCACTACGGGAGGATTTCGAACTATTGGATTTAGAGAACGGGTTTTTCATCTCGCGTTTCCGGACTAAAGAGGATTATCTAAGAGTGTTGGAAGAGGGGCCATGGACAATCCAAGGGCACTATATTACCGTTAGTAAATGGAAGCCGGGTTTCAGGCCTTCAAGCGCAGACATCAAAACTATGTCAGCATGGGCTAGGCTGCCGGGACTGCCGGTAGAGCATTATGAAGAGGGGTTCTTGATGAGGATTGGCAACGCACTTGGCAAAGCTCTGAAGGTTGATTTCCAGACCCTATCAGCCATAAGAGGTAAATATGCGCGTCTGTGTGTGGAGGTGGGCTTGAAGAAGCCTCTAGTGCTCTTCGTATGGGTGGACAATGAACTCCAAGTAGTGGAATATGAGGGACTGAAGGCAATATGTTTTGAGTGCGGGCAGTATGGGCATATCGCCACCACTTGCCGAAGTGAGACCGGGACGCCAGTGGCAGCTGCAGGGGATGAGGGACAAgataaaacaagaaaacaggAGGAAGCGGAGAACAACCCATATGGGCCTTGGATGGTGGCAAGCAAAAGGAGAACAAGGGTGGACGGCAAGGCCAGGATAGGAACCGTCTAGCGGGGGACTAAGGACAAAAGCCAGCAAGACGTACAGAGACCGAGGGATAGTAACACAGAGGCGAATGGGAAGGGGGAAAGCCAGGTAGAGGGCTTGGCCTCAAATGGACTTGCCTGGGCAAAGGCGAATGGTTATAACGGCTCGAGATTCGAAGTTTTAAGTGACAATGGAGAAAAGGAACCAGTCCAATTGGAGAGGGACTCTAGGGAAATGCTTATGGAAAAAATCAATGCGATACCCAGTCCACCCCATGCGCTGGTGTTCCGAAGCCCTGAGGGGGCATTTGAACGAACTAAGGGAAAGGAAAATCAGAGTTATAGTAGCAAGAAACGAGAGCAAAAAGGAGACCTTCATACAGTAACGGTGAAAATGCCAGGGCAGAGCAAAGCAGTAGGTGGGCAGAGAGTTTCGATTATGAAAAGGGGTCTGAaaccaaaagaaggggcagcgACAATGGGGGAGTGCTCACGAAGGGTGGATGAGCCATGCCGGGACATCGTATTGCGCAATGCAGGGGGTGCAGAAGATACCCTAGACTGGTCATCGGATCAGGCAAGGAGGAGGGGGGAAGCAAGTGATATGGATCCCGATGACTCGCTAAACAACTACCAAGGGAGAGGGTCTTTAGAGCTGAGGGACAAAACCAACGTTCCAAACCAGTCACCGATAGAGGTAATCAATCTCGGGGATGATAATCTGGCCTGCTTAGGGAGGGGGATCGAAATGGAAGAGGCCGATGGAGCCAGGGAAGGGGGATGCTCCTGAGTACTGCCAtacttgaattttttaaatcatgATGAAAATTGTCAGTTGGAATTGCCGTGGGGCAGCTAACcagagattttggaggaatcttAAGGAAGTTCAGAACCAGTATAGACCAGACATTCTTGTATTGATGGAAATGAGAGTAGCGAGCGAGAAGGCAACACGAATCATGAGTGTTTTTCACTATGATAGCAAGATATGTGTTGAGGCAGCAGGATTCTCTGGAGGAATTTGACATGTTTTGGAACAGCTTAGAGCTTGACATTGAAGTAATAGGTACCAACTGGCAATTCATCCATGCTATGGTCCGGGATGAGTCGCAACAGGAGTGGCTACTATCTGCAATTTATGCATCACCGGAGATGGGTTTGCGCCGTGAGTTATGGAAATACCTCAAATTGGTAGGATCTCATATAAATTATCCATGGTTGATTATTGGGGATCTCAATGAGATAGTGGAagcagataaaaaaaaaagatggaagaGTGTTTTGGAGAGTGGGAAAGAACAACCTCTGGGATTGTATTAATAGCTGTGAGTTAATCGATTTGGGATTTAATGGTCCAGCTTTGACATGGAGCAATCTTAAGGAAGGGGGCGCAAGGGTTAGGAAACGTCTAGATAGGGCACTATGTAATGAAGAGTGGAGAATTCA containing:
- the LOC140035525 gene encoding uncharacterized protein encodes the protein MSAWARLPGLPVEHYEEGFLMRIGNALGKALKVDFQTLSAIRGKYARLCVEVGLKKPLVLFVWVDNELQVVEYEGLKAICFECGQYGHIATTCRSETGTPVAAAGDEGQDKTRKQEEAENNPYGPWMVASKRRTRVDGKARIGTV